A section of the Acidimicrobiales bacterium genome encodes:
- a CDS encoding winged helix DNA-binding domain-containing protein — MPEVIERLGGLQAQAAPAPYVGLWTRIADFTREDLASMIADRSVVKAAWIRGTLHLVTAADYVRHRATLQPMLTAGFESIAKRRGPAVDVAAVVAEAREYFAESPRTFAELSAWLTSRYPDADVGPLRHAVRMHLPIVQVPVEGGWSYPSKPQFTLADAWLGAEVAVSPSPDSAVDDLVRRYLRAFGPAGVTDVQTWAGLPGPVLKSAIARLRPELVAYQDEGRTELFDLAELSLPDADAPVPPRFLPEYDNVLLSHRKRTRIVADEHRKQVYLPGLRVAATILVDGFVAGTWKATLARGEATLEVAPFGRLTKADRELLATEAEELVRFVEPAAKSYAVRV; from the coding sequence GTGCCCGAGGTGATCGAGCGGCTCGGCGGGTTGCAGGCCCAGGCGGCGCCGGCGCCGTACGTCGGGCTGTGGACGCGGATCGCTGATTTCACACGGGAAGACCTGGCATCGATGATCGCCGACCGGTCGGTGGTCAAGGCCGCCTGGATCCGGGGCACGCTGCACCTCGTCACCGCCGCCGACTACGTGCGCCACCGAGCGACGCTGCAACCCATGCTGACCGCCGGCTTCGAGTCGATCGCCAAGCGGCGGGGGCCGGCGGTCGACGTGGCCGCCGTGGTGGCGGAGGCCCGGGAGTACTTCGCCGAGTCGCCGCGGACGTTCGCCGAGCTCAGCGCCTGGCTCACGTCGCGCTACCCCGACGCCGACGTCGGCCCGCTCCGCCACGCCGTCCGCATGCACCTGCCCATCGTCCAGGTGCCGGTGGAGGGCGGGTGGAGCTACCCGAGCAAGCCGCAGTTCACGCTGGCCGACGCGTGGCTCGGGGCGGAGGTGGCCGTGTCGCCGTCACCCGACTCTGCGGTCGACGACCTCGTGCGGCGGTACCTGCGGGCGTTCGGTCCGGCCGGGGTGACCGACGTGCAGACGTGGGCCGGCCTGCCGGGGCCGGTGCTGAAGTCGGCGATCGCTCGGCTAAGGCCGGAGCTGGTCGCCTACCAGGACGAGGGGCGCACCGAGCTGTTCGACCTGGCGGAGCTCTCCCTGCCCGACGCCGATGCCCCCGTGCCGCCCCGCTTCCTGCCCGAGTACGACAACGTGCTGCTGTCGCACCGCAAGCGCACCCGCATCGTGGCCGACGAGCACCGCAAGCAGGTGTACCTGCCGGGCCTCCGGGTGGCCGCCACGATCCTGGTCGACGGCTTCGTCGCCGGGACGTGGAAGGCGACGTTGGCTCGCGGCGAGGCGACGCTGGAGGTCGCCCCCTTCGGCCGGCTGACGAAGGCCGACCGCGAGCTCCTGGCCACGGAGGCCGAGGAGCTGGTGCGGTTCGTGGAGCCGGCGGCCAAGTCGTACGCGGTCCGCGTGTGA
- a CDS encoding amino acid ABC transporter ATP-binding protein — protein sequence MSTDDSTDVGTDLSVDGVDVGGDVEIQPGAPAIEIHELRKSFGDNEVLRGVDLTVPLGEVVCIIGASGSGKSTLLRCVNRLEEPTSGRVLIEGVDITDPDVDVDAVRRRIGMVFQQFNLFPHLTVLRNLTIAQRRVLRRPAGEAEELAREMLARVGLAEKQDAYPAHLSGGQQQRVAIARSLCMQPDMMLFDEVTSALDPELVGEVLDVMRSLAEEGMTMLVVTHEMGFARRVSDRVLFVDQGVIAEEGPPDQVLAEPREARTREFLRLVLEH from the coding sequence ATGAGCACGGACGACAGCACGGACGTCGGCACGGACCTCAGTGTCGACGGTGTCGACGTCGGCGGCGACGTGGAGATCCAGCCGGGAGCGCCGGCCATCGAGATCCACGAGCTGCGCAAGAGCTTCGGCGACAACGAGGTGCTGCGCGGCGTCGACCTCACCGTGCCGCTCGGCGAGGTGGTGTGCATCATCGGCGCCTCGGGGTCGGGCAAGTCGACGCTGCTGCGCTGCGTGAACCGACTGGAGGAGCCGACGTCGGGTCGGGTGCTCATCGAGGGCGTCGACATCACCGACCCCGACGTCGACGTCGACGCGGTGCGCCGCCGCATCGGCATGGTGTTCCAGCAGTTCAACCTGTTCCCGCACCTCACCGTGCTGCGCAACCTCACGATCGCCCAGCGCCGGGTGCTGCGCCGCCCCGCCGGCGAGGCCGAGGAGCTCGCCCGGGAGATGCTGGCCCGGGTCGGCCTGGCCGAGAAGCAGGACGCCTACCCGGCGCACCTCAGCGGCGGCCAGCAGCAGCGTGTGGCGATCGCCCGGTCGCTGTGCATGCAGCCCGACATGATGCTGTTCGACGAGGTCACCAGCGCCCTCGACCCCGAGCTGGTGGGCGAGGTGCTCGACGTGATGCGGTCGCTGGCCGAGGAGGGCATGACCATGCTGGTGGTCACCCACGAGATGGGGTTCGCCCGGCGGGTGTCGGACCGGGTGCTGTTCGTCGACCAGGGCGTGATCGCCGAGGAGGGCCCGCCCGACCAGGTGCTCGCGGAGCCCCGGGAGGCGAGGACCCGCGAGTTCCTGCGGCTGGTGCTGGAGCACTGA
- a CDS encoding peptidoglycan DD-metalloendopeptidase family protein, whose amino-acid sequence MAVCVAAVAAVAPGASGAGPLQEEPSDDVANGTDDAILAIDVDVADGDAVALTGALDEMQANVGRQLQQLDAAELAVRGKLETLAAADAAIQVTQGKIDDLTTASDSVIVTRFLNPPSETAIEALTAESVADATIKQAILDMRADEDAAKLAEITTARSDLEEQKAHQEDVAAEADTARVEAEAALEDLQAAVSQEAQFITDIRAWLADPDAAARFAAQGGEAAAHMQSVKAELAQKLDEIERAESEREAAAALAEQQRRTREGGFQCPLEGSMHFVDTWGASRSGGRAHKGTDMMAATGTAVVAPSDGRVVHSSNSLGGLSFHLYADDGHMYYGAHLSAYENQGVGWVAAGTLIGRVGVSGNAPDNAPHLHFEYHPNGGGAVNPYSRLIQVCPQ is encoded by the coding sequence GTGGCGGTGTGCGTCGCCGCGGTCGCCGCCGTGGCGCCCGGAGCAAGCGGCGCCGGCCCCCTCCAGGAGGAGCCGTCCGACGACGTCGCCAACGGCACCGACGACGCCATCCTCGCCATCGACGTCGACGTGGCCGACGGCGACGCGGTCGCCCTCACCGGTGCGCTCGACGAGATGCAGGCCAACGTCGGCCGCCAGCTCCAGCAGCTCGACGCCGCCGAGCTGGCCGTCCGCGGCAAGCTGGAGACGCTGGCCGCGGCCGACGCCGCCATCCAGGTGACCCAGGGCAAGATCGACGACCTGACGACGGCGAGCGACTCGGTGATCGTGACCCGCTTCCTGAACCCGCCGTCGGAGACCGCCATCGAGGCGCTCACCGCCGAGTCGGTGGCCGACGCCACCATCAAGCAGGCGATCCTCGACATGCGCGCCGACGAGGACGCCGCCAAGCTCGCCGAGATCACCACGGCCCGCAGTGACCTCGAGGAGCAGAAGGCCCACCAGGAGGACGTCGCCGCCGAGGCCGACACCGCCCGCGTGGAGGCCGAGGCCGCGCTCGAGGACCTGCAGGCCGCCGTCAGCCAGGAAGCCCAGTTCATCACCGACATCCGGGCCTGGCTGGCCGACCCCGATGCCGCGGCCCGGTTCGCCGCCCAGGGCGGTGAGGCCGCAGCCCACATGCAGTCAGTGAAGGCCGAGCTGGCGCAGAAGCTCGACGAGATCGAGCGGGCGGAGTCCGAGCGCGAGGCCGCCGCCGCCCTGGCCGAGCAGCAGCGCCGTACCCGTGAGGGCGGGTTCCAGTGCCCGCTGGAAGGCTCGATGCACTTCGTCGACACCTGGGGCGCGTCCCGCTCGGGCGGCCGCGCCCACAAGGGCACCGACATGATGGCCGCGACAGGCACCGCGGTGGTCGCCCCGTCCGACGGACGGGTGGTGCACAGCTCCAACTCGCTCGGCGGCCTGAGCTTCCACCTCTACGCCGACGACGGCCACATGTACTACGGCGCCCACCTGTCGGCCTACGAGAACCAGGGCGTCGGGTGGGTGGCGGCCGGCACGCTCATCGGCCGGGTCGGCGTGTCGGGCAACGCCCCGGACAACGCCCCCCACCTCCACTTCGAGTACCACCCCAACGGTGGCGGCGCCGTGAACCCGTACAGCCGCCTCATCCAGGTCTGCCCCCAGTAG
- a CDS encoding amino acid ABC transporter permease — MTRRQSARLRRWALYLATLALLAFLVARIDWAKVGETMFDLDLAREQFPDIVTQAARNTLIFTVFGFSGGLVMGLLLALMRLSSLKPYRWFASVYIEIFRGLPALLTILFIGFGMPIALDVRIPFTYGAGSLALAVVSAAYMAETIRAGIEAVPKGQMEAARSLGMSHTRAMVSIVIPQAFRIIIPPLTNELVMLLKDTALLAALGTTEATEELTKFGRDGVSSSANTTPLVVAGFLYLMLTIPLTRVAAYLERRGRRAR; from the coding sequence ATGACGAGACGTCAGAGCGCCCGGCTGCGACGCTGGGCGCTCTACCTCGCCACGCTGGCGCTGCTGGCGTTCCTGGTCGCCCGGATCGACTGGGCCAAGGTCGGCGAGACGATGTTCGACCTGGACCTGGCGCGGGAGCAGTTCCCCGACATCGTCACCCAGGCGGCCCGCAACACCCTGATCTTCACGGTGTTCGGCTTCAGCGGCGGGCTGGTGATGGGGCTGCTGCTGGCGCTGATGCGGCTGTCGTCGCTGAAGCCCTACCGCTGGTTCGCCAGCGTCTACATCGAGATCTTCCGGGGCCTGCCGGCACTGCTGACGATCCTGTTCATCGGCTTCGGCATGCCGATCGCGCTCGACGTCCGCATCCCGTTCACCTACGGCGCCGGGAGCCTCGCGCTCGCCGTCGTCTCCGCGGCGTACATGGCGGAGACCATCCGGGCCGGCATCGAGGCGGTGCCCAAGGGGCAGATGGAGGCGGCGCGGTCGCTCGGCATGAGCCACACCCGGGCGATGGTGTCGATCGTGATCCCCCAGGCGTTCCGCATCATCATCCCGCCGCTCACCAACGAGCTGGTGATGCTGCTGAAGGACACGGCGCTGCTGGCGGCCCTGGGCACCACGGAGGCCACCGAGGAGCTCACCAAGTTCGGCCGCGACGGCGTGAGCTCGAGCGCCAACACCACGCCACTGGTGGTGGCCGGGTTCCTCTACCTGATGCTCACGATCCCGCTCACCCGGGTCGCCGCGTACCTGGAGCGGCGGGGGAGGCGGGCCCGATGA
- a CDS encoding basic amino acid ABC transporter substrate-binding protein, producing the protein MTLLLAACGDDDSDATSGDDSGAEPTPEERGTLTVCSDTPYEPFEFEGEDGEQTGFDIELLRAIADGMDQDIEVTDQDFEGIWLAPQAGTCDIVASAMTITPERAELALFSDPYFDAEQSLMVLTENEETFATLEDLAGETIGVQSGTTGETYANENKPEGAEVKGFPDSSAMFLALESGDVAALLQDLPVNGYRATQNDAFVVVETYPTDEQYGFAADLDNTELIDDVNEQLQALRDDGTYDEIYAEWFGEAPSS; encoded by the coding sequence GTGACACTGCTGCTGGCGGCGTGCGGTGACGACGACTCCGACGCCACCAGCGGCGACGACAGCGGGGCCGAGCCGACGCCGGAGGAGCGGGGCACCCTCACCGTGTGCTCCGACACGCCGTACGAGCCGTTCGAGTTCGAGGGCGAGGACGGCGAGCAGACCGGCTTCGACATCGAGCTGCTGCGGGCGATCGCCGACGGCATGGACCAGGACATCGAGGTCACCGACCAGGACTTCGAGGGCATCTGGCTGGCCCCGCAGGCCGGCACCTGCGACATCGTGGCGTCGGCCATGACGATCACGCCCGAGCGCGCCGAGCTGGCCCTGTTCTCGGACCCCTACTTCGACGCCGAGCAGTCGCTGATGGTGCTGACCGAGAACGAGGAGACCTTCGCCACCCTCGAAGACCTCGCCGGCGAGACCATCGGCGTGCAGTCCGGCACCACCGGCGAGACCTACGCCAACGAGAACAAGCCCGAGGGCGCCGAGGTGAAGGGCTTCCCCGACTCGTCGGCCATGTTCCTGGCGCTCGAGTCCGGCGACGTCGCCGCCCTGCTGCAGGACCTGCCGGTCAACGGCTACCGGGCCACCCAGAACGACGCCTTCGTGGTGGTCGAGACCTACCCGACCGACGAGCAGTACGGCTTCGCCGCCGACCTGGACAACACCGAGCTGATCGACGACGTGAACGAGCAGCTCCAGGCCCTGCGCGACGACGGCACCTACGACGAGATCTACGCCGAATGGTTCGGCGAGGCTCCCAGCTCGTAG